In the genome of Microscilla marina ATCC 23134, one region contains:
- a CDS encoding SpoIIE family protein phosphatase, translated as MIQKIYLLLFTHFLCFTLTAQHSPLHAKLEGIPAIHNYSVNEYNADVFNHAITQDNRGLIYVANNAGVLEYDGSHWRLIKLPNKSRVYSLAIDKTQNRVYVGGVGEFGYLTPNQQGKTVFKSLLKRIPKAHRHFTQVWSTHVTPQHQVIFRTHTAIFILSADQAAVYQPSPQHTFHVSFYVNQQFYVRERGTGLMKMSGNKLALIPAGDFFAKKTVYAMLPYDAQNLLIVSRSGMYLYDGKKLTLWKNELHEYLSSYRVYYCKPFKKDYYIINTLRKGLFIIDKKGKIHQHIDQEHGLINSSVYHSFVDKDKNIWVASNQGLSHIVASSGFTFYNQILGLNSHLSASAYVNDQLYVGTMQGGLFGETEVSAQHQFRVRPQLSKINHLNNILDLYAHEYTLLVGHQNGIWAYNTQQKKGREITQEQGHFVRKFMPFIHQKDKVLVSTRKGLMTVFEQNKEWKALEIKGLNQSIPYVAEYKERHLLASNDNGRLSKVVLNVGLDSIVNTKRYDTIQGLPAMHGNRVFKINNEVVIATHRGIYQYNEASDKFVPHPHFSELNHCWISYIQTDAQGNLWLWASDQSSVMEVMFLQKKAQSNTYQVVKKPFKKLKKNFMVLGSHINPVDHKNVLFSAPEGAVHYSHDVNRKYDQPYFCIIRKVESISDKDSLLFGGTFVDKQGAVTVQQAHKKLPRLHYDDHNLRFSFSATYYEDHDQLEYSFYLKGFESHWHPWTNNTEKEYTNIPEGTYTFYVKARNIYGTESLVASYSFKIRPPWNRTVWAYAGMVLLGGLLVWGIVKLNVRRLQMQKRKLEKVVELRTAEVLEKNEALSQQKEEITIQAESLKTQKEELEVLNESISEKNRVIEKKNRDIVASINYARRIQSAMLPPMEEITHSLPETFILYRPRDIVSGDFYWFAEVERASLGTPSSDTIIIAADCTGHGVPGAFVSMVGNELLNEIVKMRGIHKPSLILDWLHDGIKRVFHQKETKSRDGMDITVCTINQDQKLLQFAGAQNPLLYVKNGEMTIIKGDKRSIGGNATKDNAGYTNHEVALDVPVTFYLFSDGYQDQFGGPRGKKFMTRKFHQLLHEISSQPLAKQGEMLDQALTEWMGDIEQIDDILVLGARV; from the coding sequence ATGATACAGAAAATATATTTATTGCTATTTACTCACTTTTTGTGCTTCACACTTACTGCCCAGCACTCCCCCCTACACGCCAAACTAGAAGGCATCCCTGCTATTCATAACTATTCGGTCAATGAATACAACGCCGATGTTTTTAACCACGCCATTACCCAAGATAACCGAGGGTTGATATATGTAGCCAACAACGCAGGTGTACTGGAGTATGATGGCAGCCATTGGCGCCTGATTAAACTACCCAATAAGTCACGAGTGTACTCACTGGCAATAGACAAAACCCAAAACCGGGTGTATGTAGGCGGAGTAGGCGAGTTTGGCTACCTTACCCCTAACCAACAGGGCAAAACAGTTTTTAAATCGTTGCTGAAACGGATTCCTAAAGCTCACCGCCATTTTACCCAGGTATGGAGCACCCATGTTACTCCTCAGCATCAAGTCATTTTTCGCACCCATACTGCTATATTTATCTTGTCTGCCGACCAAGCAGCAGTATACCAGCCCAGCCCTCAACATACCTTTCATGTATCGTTTTATGTCAACCAACAGTTTTATGTAAGAGAACGAGGGACTGGTCTGATGAAAATGTCAGGTAATAAACTTGCATTGATACCTGCCGGAGATTTTTTTGCAAAAAAGACGGTATACGCCATGTTGCCCTATGATGCGCAAAACCTGTTGATTGTGAGCCGCAGTGGTATGTATTTGTACGATGGCAAAAAACTCACCCTTTGGAAAAACGAATTACACGAGTATTTAAGTAGCTATCGGGTATACTACTGTAAACCTTTCAAGAAAGATTACTATATCATTAATACCTTAAGAAAAGGCTTATTTATTATTGATAAAAAAGGTAAAATTCACCAGCACATAGACCAGGAGCATGGCTTGATCAACTCTAGTGTGTATCACTCTTTTGTAGACAAAGATAAAAACATTTGGGTAGCTTCTAACCAAGGGCTAAGCCATATAGTGGCAAGCAGTGGGTTTACTTTTTATAACCAAATACTAGGCTTAAACTCTCACTTGTCGGCATCGGCCTATGTAAATGATCAACTGTATGTAGGTACTATGCAAGGGGGGTTATTTGGTGAGACTGAGGTGAGCGCCCAGCACCAGTTTAGGGTGCGCCCTCAACTAAGTAAAATCAATCACTTAAACAACATCCTGGATTTATACGCCCATGAGTATACACTGTTGGTTGGGCACCAAAACGGCATTTGGGCATACAACACCCAGCAAAAAAAAGGCAGAGAAATCACTCAGGAACAAGGGCATTTTGTCCGAAAGTTTATGCCTTTTATACACCAAAAAGACAAAGTATTGGTAAGTACCCGCAAGGGATTGATGACTGTTTTTGAGCAAAACAAAGAATGGAAAGCTTTAGAAATCAAGGGTTTGAATCAGTCTATTCCTTATGTAGCAGAATACAAAGAAAGGCATTTGCTGGCAAGTAACGATAACGGCAGGCTCTCAAAAGTAGTGCTCAATGTTGGTTTAGACAGTATTGTCAACACCAAGCGTTATGACACTATTCAAGGGTTGCCAGCTATGCACGGCAACCGGGTATTTAAAATAAACAATGAAGTAGTCATAGCCACTCACCGAGGCATTTATCAGTACAACGAAGCCTCCGATAAGTTTGTGCCACACCCTCACTTTAGCGAATTGAATCATTGTTGGATAAGCTATATCCAAACTGATGCTCAGGGCAATCTATGGTTGTGGGCAAGTGACCAGAGTAGCGTAATGGAGGTCATGTTTTTGCAAAAAAAGGCTCAAAGTAACACTTATCAGGTAGTAAAGAAGCCCTTCAAAAAACTCAAAAAAAACTTTATGGTATTGGGGAGCCACATCAACCCGGTAGACCACAAAAATGTATTGTTTAGTGCTCCGGAAGGGGCTGTGCACTATAGCCATGATGTAAACCGAAAATACGACCAGCCTTACTTTTGCATCATTCGCAAGGTAGAAAGCATCAGCGACAAAGATTCTCTATTGTTTGGCGGAACCTTTGTCGACAAGCAAGGGGCAGTCACTGTACAACAAGCCCACAAAAAACTGCCCCGTCTTCACTATGATGATCATAACTTGAGGTTTTCGTTTTCGGCTACTTATTACGAAGACCATGACCAACTCGAATACAGTTTTTACCTTAAGGGTTTTGAGTCGCATTGGCACCCCTGGACCAACAACACCGAGAAAGAATATACCAATATTCCAGAAGGTACTTATACCTTTTATGTAAAGGCACGCAATATTTATGGCACCGAAAGCCTGGTCGCAAGTTATTCGTTTAAGATTCGCCCACCCTGGAACCGTACTGTATGGGCTTATGCCGGAATGGTGCTGCTTGGAGGATTGCTGGTCTGGGGAATTGTCAAGCTCAATGTAAGGCGTTTACAAATGCAAAAACGTAAACTGGAAAAAGTTGTAGAGTTAAGAACTGCCGAAGTTCTGGAAAAAAATGAGGCGTTGAGCCAGCAAAAAGAAGAAATTACCATCCAGGCAGAAAGCCTTAAAACTCAGAAAGAGGAGCTTGAAGTACTGAATGAAAGTATCAGCGAAAAAAACCGGGTCATCGAAAAGAAAAACCGCGACATTGTGGCCAGCATCAATTATGCGCGTCGTATTCAATCGGCCATGTTGCCCCCTATGGAAGAAATTACACATTCGTTGCCCGAAACTTTTATTCTATACCGCCCTCGCGACATTGTAAGTGGTGACTTTTATTGGTTTGCCGAGGTAGAGCGTGCTTCGTTGGGTACACCTTCTTCAGACACCATCATCATTGCCGCTGACTGTACCGGACACGGGGTGCCAGGTGCTTTTGTGAGTATGGTAGGCAACGAACTGCTCAACGAAATTGTAAAAATGCGTGGCATACACAAGCCCAGCCTGATATTAGACTGGCTGCACGATGGCATCAAAAGGGTGTTTCACCAAAAGGAAACCAAATCGCGTGATGGAATGGATATCACTGTATGTACCATCAATCAAGACCAAAAGTTGCTACAGTTTGCCGGTGCACAAAACCCTTTGTTATATGTGAAAAATGGTGAAATGACCATTATTAAAGGGGACAAACGCTCGATTGGAGGCAATGCAACCAAAGACAATGCAGGGTATACCAACCACGAAGTAGCCTTGGATGTGCCAGTTACTTTCTACTTATTTTCAGATGGTTACCAAGATCAGTTTGGAGGCCCCAGGGGTAAAAAGTTTATGACCCGAAAATTTCATCAATTATTGCACGAAATATCGTCTCAACCGCTTGCCAAACAAGGAGAGATGTTGGATCAAGCCCTTACAGAGTGGATGGGAGATATTGAGCAAATCGACGACATTCTGGTATTGGGTGCCAGGGTATAG
- the kdsA gene encoding 3-deoxy-8-phosphooctulonate synthase: MTKKTVQVGDITMGSSQLFLISGPCVIEEESLMMRTAEHLKKVAENLDVPIIFKSSYTKDNRSSVDYYHGPGLDEGLKILEKVKKEFGFPILSDIHHPSEAAAAGEVLDILQIPAYLCMQTSLVVEAAKTGKVVNLKHGQFLAPENMKHPVKKVQSAGNDRIVLTERGYTFGYNDLVVDPRSFYHFNQMGYPVVFDVTHSIRKYGIPSADSKGGAREFLPSLSRSGVAAGVDGVFIETHPTPETALCDAASQLCVYDIEEFMKPLLEIHAINKKYNMYPVAENS, encoded by the coding sequence ATGACGAAAAAAACCGTTCAAGTTGGCGATATTACTATGGGTAGTAGCCAACTATTTCTCATATCTGGTCCTTGTGTCATCGAAGAAGAAAGCTTGATGATGCGCACCGCTGAACATCTCAAAAAAGTAGCCGAAAACCTTGATGTCCCCATTATATTTAAATCTTCTTATACCAAAGACAACCGTAGCTCGGTAGATTACTACCACGGCCCTGGCTTAGACGAAGGTTTGAAAATATTGGAAAAGGTAAAAAAAGAGTTTGGGTTTCCTATACTTTCGGATATTCACCACCCAAGCGAAGCTGCTGCGGCTGGTGAGGTACTAGACATTTTACAGATTCCGGCATATTTATGTATGCAAACTTCGTTGGTGGTAGAAGCTGCCAAAACAGGTAAAGTGGTAAACCTCAAGCATGGGCAGTTTTTGGCTCCCGAAAACATGAAGCACCCGGTAAAAAAAGTTCAGTCGGCCGGCAACGACCGGATTGTATTGACCGAACGTGGCTATACTTTTGGCTACAACGACCTGGTAGTAGACCCACGCAGTTTTTACCACTTTAACCAAATGGGTTATCCTGTAGTGTTTGATGTTACTCACTCTATTCGCAAATATGGTATTCCAAGTGCTGACTCTAAAGGAGGGGCTCGTGAATTTTTACCATCTTTGTCAAGATCAGGAGTAGCCGCTGGGGTTGATGGTGTTTTTATAGAAACTCATCCTACCCCCGAAACTGCCCTGTGTGACGCAGCAAGCCAATTGTGCGTGTACGACATAGAAGAGTTCATGAAGCCATTGCTAGAGATACATGCCATTAACAAAAAATACAACATGTACCCTGTAGCTGAAAATAGCTAA
- a CDS encoding transaldolase family protein, translating to MELYLDSVDFKEIEEAFDMGFLTGLTTTPTFMHRHGITDIDGAIVKLAGMVEPGILQVEALGDTAEEILAEAKRLLALGLDIEKTVFKIPVSNVGVKACKLLRDHGMMVNVHLVYTLNQAYMAMQAGATYVCPLVGRLQDQGHDALTLVQSCVDAVNYYGYDTKVMFSSVRHAEHVRTAIMSGVHTITAPWKVMKTLTSNNFTTVGTDQFVEHTRLMTENVKDVMQDFNPVVKDDETIFDALSKMTESGLGAVSIVNGTGELKGIFTDGDLRRNLKEKGKAFLDNKMADCVSSANPITITQEARLYDAVALFKEKEIDTIIVMANNKPVGMLDIQDFVKQNLVG from the coding sequence ATGGAACTATATTTAGACTCGGTCGATTTCAAAGAAATAGAAGAAGCCTTTGACATGGGTTTCTTAACAGGTCTTACTACCACACCTACTTTTATGCATCGTCATGGTATTACTGATATTGACGGAGCTATAGTAAAACTAGCTGGTATGGTGGAGCCTGGTATTTTGCAGGTAGAAGCACTAGGCGACACTGCTGAAGAGATTTTGGCTGAAGCAAAAAGATTGCTTGCGTTGGGCTTAGACATAGAGAAAACTGTTTTTAAGATTCCAGTATCTAATGTAGGCGTAAAAGCTTGTAAATTATTGCGTGACCACGGAATGATGGTAAACGTTCACCTGGTATACACGCTTAACCAAGCATATATGGCTATGCAGGCAGGCGCTACTTATGTATGTCCGTTGGTGGGTCGTTTGCAAGACCAGGGGCACGACGCGTTGACTTTGGTACAAAGCTGTGTGGATGCGGTAAACTATTATGGTTATGACACCAAAGTAATGTTTTCTTCAGTACGCCACGCCGAGCATGTACGCACGGCTATTATGTCTGGTGTGCATACCATTACTGCTCCATGGAAAGTAATGAAAACATTGACCAGCAACAATTTTACTACAGTAGGTACCGATCAGTTTGTAGAGCATACCCGCTTGATGACTGAAAACGTGAAGGATGTAATGCAAGACTTCAACCCTGTAGTAAAAGATGATGAAACTATCTTCGATGCATTGAGCAAAATGACTGAGTCTGGTTTGGGTGCAGTGTCTATTGTAAATGGCACTGGGGAGCTAAAGGGCATCTTTACCGATGGCGACTTGCGTCGTAACCTGAAAGAAAAAGGCAAGGCTTTCTTAGACAACAAAATGGCTGATTGCGTGAGCAGTGCCAACCCTATCACCATTACTCAAGAAGCGCGTTTGTACGATGCAGTGGCTTTGTTTAAAGAGAAAGAAATAGATACCATCATTGTAATGGCTAACAACAAACCTGTGGGTATGTTAGACATTCAGGATTTTGTAAAACAAAATTTAGTAGGGTAA
- a CDS encoding phosphatase PAP2 family protein, protein MFKTDINHWLQQFDHPFFHWFFEGISAIGTVTVLVLVVYAIIMGAHFKKGFGVVNIFFYVIMVTIFCKHLIDYPRPMAVDASLNSFDRPIGQNLTNIQPKGFFELFSDNLLVKIRRSKAAREGFPSGHTSLITALTLGAALVFRRRWIWYLGAGLIPLMMLSRMYLARHYLGDVLGGFTIGVVVSLIVYKGWKVANNVPESSWAHRLFFLSALALLILSPWLQAFPTGTFIGLNLGYVILASTGRLPVLSSHWQPRVYSILVFAVSAFITTYISRRLGLATYSLVSALVFTGFALASFLSAAFVCIKLGWWSQPTPPPLSDNKV, encoded by the coding sequence ATGTTCAAAACTGATATAAACCACTGGCTGCAACAGTTTGACCACCCGTTTTTTCATTGGTTTTTCGAAGGCATTTCAGCAATAGGCACCGTAACTGTGTTGGTGTTGGTGGTATATGCCATCATTATGGGCGCACATTTCAAAAAAGGTTTTGGCGTAGTCAATATTTTCTTCTACGTGATCATGGTCACCATTTTTTGCAAACACCTCATAGACTACCCTCGTCCTATGGCGGTAGATGCTTCCCTCAATAGTTTTGATCGCCCAATAGGGCAAAACCTGACCAATATTCAACCCAAAGGTTTTTTTGAGCTTTTTTCAGACAATTTGCTTGTGAAAATAAGGCGCAGCAAAGCGGCAAGAGAAGGGTTTCCTTCGGGACATACTTCCTTGATTACTGCCTTAACATTAGGGGCGGCTTTAGTATTCCGTCGTCGTTGGATTTGGTACTTGGGGGCAGGGTTGATCCCCTTGATGATGCTCTCACGAATGTATTTGGCACGCCATTACCTGGGCGATGTGCTAGGCGGGTTCACCATTGGTGTTGTAGTGTCTTTGATCGTGTACAAGGGGTGGAAAGTTGCCAACAATGTTCCTGAAAGCAGTTGGGCTCATCGCCTGTTTTTTCTTTCTGCCTTAGCATTACTTATATTATCTCCCTGGCTACAGGCGTTTCCTACTGGTACTTTTATAGGACTCAATCTGGGCTACGTTATTTTAGCAAGCACCGGGAGGCTTCCAGTACTTTCGTCACATTGGCAACCAAGGGTATACTCTATCTTGGTTTTTGCGGTGTCAGCATTTATCACTACTTATATAAGTCGCCGCTTGGGTTTGGCAACATACAGCCTGGTATCTGCCTTGGTATTTACAGGGTTTGCCCTTGCTTCATTTTTAAGCGCCGCTTTTGTATGTATAAAACTGGGTTGGTGGAGTCAGCCTACACCTCCCCCCCTGTCAGATAACAAGGTGTAG
- a CDS encoding MerR family transcriptional regulator, with the protein MVNYSVKQLARLAGVSIRTLHYYDKIGLLVPARKAASGYRYYGKTELLRLQQILFYKELKYPLRQIKVLLDAPEFDLYASLEQQKRLLLEEANRIQQLIMTIDKTMVGLQNTKDMITDEELYAGFTPEQKSEYRQEVSQRWGEDKLQAVEERLLGLNNKQWTDIKAKGQEVEQLLAELMQARQITNSLVVQKTIEQHYLHICEFWTPNCEQYRGLGKMYVEDARFTAHYDQYAKGLSAFICEAIEVYCDNGMRVIAR; encoded by the coding sequence ATGGTTAATTATTCTGTAAAACAATTGGCTCGTTTGGCTGGGGTAAGTATTCGTACACTGCACTATTACGATAAGATTGGGTTGCTGGTTCCGGCACGCAAAGCAGCGTCGGGGTATAGGTATTATGGTAAAACAGAGTTATTGCGTTTGCAACAAATCTTGTTTTATAAAGAACTAAAGTACCCACTCCGGCAAATCAAAGTATTGCTTGATGCCCCTGAGTTTGACCTGTATGCATCGCTGGAACAACAAAAGCGCTTGTTGTTGGAAGAAGCCAATCGGATACAACAGCTTATAATGACCATAGATAAAACAATGGTTGGACTACAAAATACCAAAGACATGATCACAGATGAAGAATTGTATGCAGGGTTTACCCCAGAACAAAAAAGTGAATACCGCCAGGAAGTAAGCCAACGTTGGGGCGAAGACAAATTGCAGGCAGTGGAAGAAAGACTCCTTGGGCTCAATAACAAGCAGTGGACTGATATAAAAGCCAAGGGGCAAGAGGTTGAACAACTGCTGGCAGAATTGATGCAAGCCAGGCAAATAACCAATAGTTTGGTGGTACAAAAAACAATTGAACAGCACTACCTGCATATTTGTGAGTTTTGGACCCCCAACTGTGAGCAATACCGTGGCTTGGGCAAAATGTATGTAGAAGATGCCCGGTTTACTGCTCACTATGACCAATATGCCAAGGGTTTGTCCGCTTTTATTTGCGAAGCTATCGAGGTGTATTGTGACAATGGTATGAGGGTAATAGCAAGGTAA